A stretch of Sulfurimonas autotrophica DSM 16294 DNA encodes these proteins:
- a CDS encoding PepSY domain-containing protein encodes MVKIYKLHKISGISAGIILLILSVSGFFLDHDKWSFLYTTTFSSVPSQIKSSEKRLFNAYYKDKENAQHILVGGYRGLFESFNGGKKFSNISNLQILSIIPDKSILYLATSDGIYSYNFKHLKRVALQGEYITALSVSKKQLVAVLDKEKLVTIDKNNLQISNETIVKITKEALKEDIKLSRLVRDLHYGRGLFDGGISLLINDYGALVLAFLSLSGYMIWFLIKRKKYPQISRKLIKTHANIFAIIAIIPLFILSVTGIFLDHSSGLAKFMNSVKIPHSTLPPIYNSLRSDIWSVDFDGKTYRIGNRYGIYKSTNLKNWRLENRGLAYKMIRRDGILYVSGMGAPNRIYKDNKFYLLPDTPHMFRDILVKDKEVRYFSSMQKGFYLPQFHDITLYTLLLTLHDGTFFSSWWGWINDFAAIALILLGITGTMRWSIKKRKNLNKVHK; translated from the coding sequence ATGGTAAAAATATATAAACTCCATAAAATATCAGGAATAAGTGCTGGAATTATTCTCCTTATCCTTTCTGTCAGCGGTTTTTTTCTTGATCATGATAAATGGAGTTTTCTTTACACTACTACTTTTAGTAGTGTGCCATCACAAATAAAAAGTTCTGAAAAAAGACTTTTTAATGCCTATTATAAAGATAAAGAAAATGCACAACATATTTTAGTTGGTGGATACCGTGGTCTATTTGAAAGTTTTAATGGTGGAAAAAAATTTTCAAATATATCAAACTTACAAATTTTATCAATCATTCCTGATAAAAGCATACTCTATCTTGCTACATCTGATGGAATTTATAGTTACAATTTTAAGCACTTGAAAAGAGTAGCACTTCAAGGAGAATATATTACTGCACTAAGTGTTTCTAAAAAGCAGTTAGTAGCCGTACTTGATAAAGAAAAACTTGTCACAATTGATAAAAATAATTTGCAAATTTCAAATGAGACAATTGTTAAAATTACAAAAGAAGCATTAAAAGAAGATATAAAGCTTTCTCGTTTAGTGCGAGACCTGCACTATGGACGAGGACTTTTTGATGGAGGTATTTCACTACTTATTAACGACTATGGGGCACTTGTTCTTGCATTTTTGTCATTAAGTGGATATATGATTTGGTTTTTAATCAAACGAAAAAAGTACCCTCAAATATCAAGAAAGCTCATTAAAACACATGCAAATATTTTCGCAATTATTGCGATTATTCCACTTTTCATTCTATCTGTTACGGGAATATTTTTGGACCATTCCTCAGGGTTAGCAAAATTTATGAATTCAGTAAAAATTCCTCACTCCACACTCCCACCAATATATAATTCGCTTCGTAGTGATATATGGTCTGTTGATTTTGATGGAAAAACTTATAGAATAGGCAATCGTTATGGTATTTATAAAAGTACAAATCTTAAGAATTGGAGACTTGAGAACAGAGGGCTTGCCTATAAGATGATACGAAGAGATGGAATATTGTATGTAAGTGGTATGGGAGCTCCTAATAGAATATATAAAGATAATAAATTTTATCTTCTACCAGATACTCCGCATATGTTTCGTGATATTTTAGTTAAAGATAAGGAAGTAAGATATTTTTCAAGTATGCAAAAAGGATTTTATCTACCTCAATTTCATGACATAACACTTTACACACTTTTGCTCACACTACACGATGGCACATTCTTTAGTTCTTGGTGGGGATGGATCAATGACTTTGCAGCAATAGCTCTTATTTTATTAGGTATCACTGGAACTATGAGATGGAGTATTAAAAAAAGAAAAAATCTCAACAAAGTCCATAAATAA
- the glp gene encoding gephyrin-like molybdotransferase Glp, translating to MSITGTDFISFETSQNMLELLQVNNHRYERVPLSDALGRVLAQDIVAEFNDPQFPTASMDGYAVRHEDLQKGELIVLGDNPAGHDETRVLSEGESIKTFTGSMMPAGSDTLIQIENVTYNNGKITINEPVERANAVRPVGEGYAAGDVLIKKGTKIGFAEIGVMAGLNQVMVKVALRPRVAVIATGSEILDLGENSDNLAQIRSSNNYTLAALFEQAGAEVIQLGTAPDDRDAIMRTFENALESADILVSTGGVSVGDYDFVKDIIPRLGAEVVYKGVGIKPGRHILVAQRANKFILALPGFAYSSTVTAILYALPLIAKMLGKKAPFKTVAAKLQEDFTKRSRFTEFTACNIVVEDGEYFVNFTGKKVGSSAILTNMLDNSALMIAGEDDKFLEAGTYVNVILLESF from the coding sequence ATGAGTATAACAGGAACTGATTTTATCTCTTTTGAGACAAGTCAAAATATGCTGGAACTTTTACAAGTAAATAACCATCGTTATGAAAGAGTACCTTTAAGTGATGCTCTTGGCCGAGTTTTAGCACAGGATATTGTGGCTGAGTTTAATGACCCTCAATTTCCTACAGCCTCAATGGATGGTTATGCAGTGCGTCATGAAGATTTGCAAAAAGGCGAACTTATTGTCCTTGGGGATAATCCTGCAGGGCATGATGAAACACGTGTATTGTCTGAGGGTGAATCTATTAAGACTTTTACAGGTTCGATGATGCCTGCCGGAAGTGATACTTTAATTCAAATAGAAAATGTCACATATAACAATGGGAAGATTACTATTAATGAGCCGGTTGAACGAGCTAATGCGGTACGCCCTGTCGGTGAAGGTTACGCAGCAGGTGATGTTCTCATTAAAAAAGGTACGAAGATTGGTTTTGCCGAAATTGGTGTGATGGCAGGACTGAACCAAGTAATGGTAAAAGTGGCACTTCGTCCTCGTGTCGCTGTTATTGCAACAGGAAGCGAGATACTTGATTTGGGTGAGAATTCTGATAATCTTGCACAAATAAGAAGTTCAAACAACTACACACTTGCAGCGCTTTTTGAACAAGCCGGAGCAGAGGTTATACAGCTTGGAACTGCTCCTGATGACAGAGATGCGATTATGAGAACTTTTGAAAATGCTTTAGAGTCTGCAGATATTTTGGTGAGCACCGGTGGTGTAAGTGTCGGGGATTATGATTTTGTAAAAGATATTATTCCTCGTTTGGGTGCGGAAGTGGTATACAAAGGTGTCGGTATTAAGCCGGGACGTCATATCCTTGTTGCACAACGCGCTAATAAGTTTATTTTGGCACTGCCAGGCTTTGCATACTCTTCTACGGTGACAGCTATTTTATATGCGCTGCCGCTTATTGCAAAGATGCTTGGTAAAAAAGCGCCCTTTAAAACAGTTGCGGCAAAACTGCAGGAAGATTTTACAAAACGAAGCAGGTTTACCGAGTTTACGGCATGTAATATTGTTGTAGAAGACGGCGAATATTTTGTGAATTTTACCGGTAAAAAAGTCGGGAGTTCAGCGATACTTACAAATATGCTTGATAATTCTGCTTTAATGATTGCGGGTGAAGATGACAAGTTTTTAGAAGCGGGCACCTATGTAAATGTAATACTTTTGGAGTCTTTTTAA